Proteins from one Nakamurella multipartita DSM 44233 genomic window:
- a CDS encoding rhomboid family intramembrane serine protease codes for MSAPGPASAGPPMAPCTWHPDRLTPLSCSRCGRPACPECLTPASVGFHCRECVAQGQAATRPPRTIAGARLGDKPVVTFALIAVNLAFFLVTALQSRSAMDLSYSELYLRGGLIPAEVASGEYWRLLTSGFLHGNLVHLATNMLSLYWLGIPLERILGRGRMLTIYLISLLGASVSVLLFSAPVSLTIGASGAVYGLMGALLATFRRLRLDLRPLVVILALNVFITFSYPGLSWQGHLGGFVAGAIVGAAMVFPPRASRAAWQWGISIGLVVVLAGLTVVAADRIGAYYCLYQVAGQVSCVPAH; via the coding sequence ATGTCCGCGCCGGGGCCGGCGTCCGCCGGCCCGCCCATGGCGCCCTGCACCTGGCACCCGGACCGGTTGACGCCGCTGTCCTGTTCCCGCTGCGGGCGGCCGGCGTGCCCGGAGTGCCTGACGCCGGCCTCGGTGGGCTTCCATTGCCGCGAGTGCGTGGCCCAGGGGCAGGCGGCCACCCGGCCGCCGCGCACCATCGCCGGCGCCCGGCTGGGCGACAAGCCGGTGGTCACCTTTGCGTTGATCGCGGTGAACCTGGCGTTCTTCCTGGTCACCGCGCTGCAGTCGCGCTCGGCGATGGATCTGTCGTACTCCGAGCTGTACCTGCGGGGTGGCCTGATCCCGGCCGAGGTGGCCTCCGGCGAGTACTGGCGACTGCTCACCTCCGGCTTCCTGCACGGCAACCTGGTCCACCTGGCCACGAACATGCTGTCGCTGTACTGGCTGGGGATCCCGTTGGAGCGCATCCTGGGCCGCGGCCGGATGCTGACGATCTATCTGATCAGCCTGCTGGGCGCCTCGGTCAGCGTGCTGCTGTTCAGTGCCCCGGTCAGCCTGACCATCGGCGCCTCCGGGGCGGTCTACGGCCTGATGGGCGCGCTGCTGGCCACCTTCCGCCGGCTGCGGCTCGACCTGCGCCCGTTGGTCGTGATCCTGGCCCTGAACGTGTTCATCACCTTCTCCTACCCGGGCCTGTCCTGGCAGGGGCACCTGGGCGGATTCGTGGCCGGCGCGATCGTCGGCGCGGCGATGGTCTTCCCGCCCCGGGCGAGCCGGGCCGCCTGGCAGTGGGGGATCAGCATCGGGCTGGTGGTCGTGCTCGCGGGGCTCACCGTCGTGGCCGCCGACCGGATCGGTGCCTACTACTGCCTGTACCAGGTGGCCGGACAGGTCAGCTGCGTGCCGGCCCACTGA
- a CDS encoding PH domain-containing protein, producing the protein MSGDNDFPGPGARTWRPPSGILIGLMVVALAAAAAAVLDTDPMDRLVYGLVGVVLLVLALVGRRRRLVAGPRGLLIAGAGGARIVPWSMVRSIECGRTRRMRTATLEIDLVDGELLLYGRLDLGAEPDAVLADLTGWFEGRDDLSGPARS; encoded by the coding sequence ATGAGTGGGGACAACGACTTCCCCGGCCCGGGCGCCCGAACCTGGCGCCCACCGAGCGGGATCCTCATCGGACTGATGGTGGTGGCGCTCGCGGCCGCGGCTGCCGCCGTTCTGGACACCGACCCGATGGACCGGCTGGTCTACGGGCTGGTCGGTGTGGTCCTGCTGGTGCTGGCACTTGTCGGCCGGCGACGGCGGCTGGTCGCCGGACCGCGCGGACTGTTGATCGCTGGGGCGGGCGGTGCTCGCATCGTGCCGTGGTCCATGGTCCGGTCCATCGAGTGCGGGCGCACCCGGCGGATGCGGACGGCCACGCTGGAGATCGACCTGGTCGACGGCGAGCTGCTGCTCTACGGGCGCCTCGACCTCGGCGCCGAACCCGACGCCGTGCTGGCCGACCTCACCGGCTGGTTCGAGGGCCGCGACGACCTCAGTGGGCCGGCACGCAGCTGA
- a CDS encoding cell division protein CrgA, whose protein sequence is MPKSKVRKKVASSSASASAQANEAAAAAARAHVAAPSSPLYIGIMLGLMVLGLVWLVVYYLWGASIPFISGLGNWNFAIGFTLMIAGLLMTMRWR, encoded by the coding sequence GTGCCCAAGTCCAAGGTTCGCAAGAAGGTTGCGTCCAGTTCCGCGAGTGCGTCGGCCCAGGCCAACGAGGCCGCTGCGGCGGCCGCGCGGGCGCACGTCGCCGCCCCGTCCTCGCCGCTGTACATCGGGATCATGCTCGGGCTGATGGTGCTCGGGCTGGTCTGGTTGGTCGTCTACTACCTCTGGGGCGCCAGCATCCCGTTCATCTCGGGGCTGGGGAACTGGAACTTCGCGATCGGCTTCACGTTGATGATCGCCGGCCTGCTGATGACGATGCGGTGGCGCTGA
- a CDS encoding DUF881 domain-containing protein has protein sequence MSKRALGWRVGAVASCLVAGLLIGVLHGYANGQDVGTRSVDLSVVVRDAQERVLAADAKAAALQQQIDQAAAGDVSPQVEQARAGVDALEPAAGLVPVVGPGLRVSMSDAPRDSDGNYPAGVDPDDLVIHQQDVQAAVNALWAGGAEAMMIMDQRVLTTSAVRCIGNTLLLQGRTYSPPFVITAIGDEAKMSAALDAEPGVRLLLQYVDKYKLGYEVTALDEVELPAYDGPIRMKAATEAGR, from the coding sequence GTGAGCAAGCGAGCCCTGGGATGGCGGGTGGGCGCGGTCGCCAGTTGCCTGGTGGCCGGGCTGCTGATCGGCGTGCTGCACGGGTACGCCAACGGTCAGGACGTCGGCACCCGGTCGGTCGACCTGTCGGTGGTCGTCCGGGACGCCCAGGAGCGGGTGTTGGCCGCCGACGCCAAGGCCGCGGCGCTGCAGCAGCAGATCGACCAGGCCGCGGCCGGCGACGTCTCGCCCCAGGTCGAACAGGCCCGCGCCGGGGTCGACGCCCTCGAGCCGGCCGCGGGATTGGTCCCGGTCGTCGGGCCGGGCCTGCGGGTGTCGATGTCCGACGCCCCGCGGGACTCGGACGGCAACTACCCGGCCGGCGTCGATCCGGATGATCTGGTGATCCACCAACAGGATGTGCAGGCGGCGGTCAACGCGTTGTGGGCCGGGGGGGCCGAAGCAATGATGATCATGGACCAGCGGGTGCTGACCACCTCGGCGGTGCGCTGCATCGGCAACACCCTGCTGTTGCAGGGCCGCACCTACTCGCCGCCGTTCGTCATTACCGCGATCGGTGACGAGGCCAAGATGTCGGCCGCGCTGGACGCCGAACCCGGGGTCCGGCTGCTGCTGCAGTACGTCGACAAGTACAAGCTCGGTTATGAGGTCACCGCCCTGGACGAGGTCGAGCTGCCCGCCTACGACGGGCCGATCCGGATGAAGGCGGCGACGGAGGCGGGCCGGTGA
- a CDS encoding class E sortase, with amino-acid sequence MTAPRGPVTASGGRSVGRTLIRGAGEVLITLGVVVLLFVVYEVYITDLFGERKQAQATVAVDRVWADAEATATVVAQAPDQLATDPRERVPRYDTVTGEGFAKIRIPVLGVDYVFTVVEGTDPDDLYIGPGHYPETQLPGEQGNFAVAGHRVSKGSPFNDLGLLHSCDAIVVETQDDWFVYRVLPMAEEEATWASTPRARCGGVGVQAGAYAGVYGREITLPSDYAQVLPVPTVLSTTVPPDAQRLITLTTCHPQFSDAERMIIHGVLVTSYAKAPGFLPPELAET; translated from the coding sequence GTGACCGCTCCGCGTGGGCCGGTCACCGCTTCCGGTGGGCGCAGCGTCGGGCGCACGCTGATCCGCGGGGCCGGCGAGGTGCTGATCACGCTGGGCGTGGTCGTGCTGTTGTTCGTGGTCTACGAGGTCTACATCACCGACCTGTTCGGCGAGCGCAAGCAGGCGCAGGCCACCGTCGCGGTGGACCGCGTCTGGGCGGATGCCGAGGCGACCGCCACGGTCGTCGCGCAGGCCCCCGACCAGCTGGCGACCGACCCGCGTGAGCGGGTTCCCCGGTACGACACCGTGACCGGCGAGGGCTTTGCCAAGATTCGGATCCCGGTGCTGGGCGTCGATTACGTGTTCACCGTCGTCGAGGGCACCGACCCGGACGACCTGTACATCGGCCCCGGCCACTACCCGGAGACCCAGCTGCCCGGCGAGCAGGGCAACTTCGCGGTCGCCGGGCACCGCGTGTCCAAGGGGTCGCCGTTCAACGACCTGGGCCTGCTGCACTCGTGCGACGCGATCGTGGTGGAGACCCAGGACGACTGGTTCGTCTACCGGGTGCTGCCGATGGCCGAGGAGGAGGCGACCTGGGCCAGCACGCCGCGGGCCCGCTGTGGCGGGGTCGGGGTGCAGGCCGGGGCCTACGCCGGGGTGTACGGCCGGGAGATCACCCTGCCCAGCGACTACGCGCAGGTCCTGCCCGTCCCGACGGTGCTGTCGACCACGGTGCCGCCCGACGCGCAGCGGTTGATCACCCTGACCACCTGCCATCCGCAGTTCTCCGACGCCGAGCGGATGATCATCCACGGGGTGCTGGTCACCAGCTACGCCAAGGCGCCCGGTTTCCTGCCGCCCGAACTCGCCGAGACCTGA
- a CDS encoding aminodeoxychorismate/anthranilate synthase component II, which yields MTRILVVDNYDSFVFNLVQYLEQLGAECVIRRNDAVGTDEVPALQVDGILLSPGPGTPADAGVTEQMVRWAAGRLPVFGVCLGHQAIAEVYGATVDRAEELLHGRTSLVEHHGQGVLTGLPNPFTATRYHSLAVVDGTVPSELEVTARTSGGVIMGLRHREHAIEGVQFHPESVLTQGGHRMLANWLGECGDRAAGELVPPLEQDVERLRLSAR from the coding sequence GTGACTCGCATCCTGGTCGTCGACAACTACGACTCGTTCGTGTTCAACCTGGTCCAGTACCTGGAGCAGCTCGGCGCCGAGTGCGTCATCCGCCGCAACGACGCCGTCGGCACCGACGAGGTGCCCGCCCTGCAGGTCGACGGCATCCTGCTCTCACCGGGCCCGGGCACCCCCGCGGACGCCGGCGTCACCGAGCAGATGGTGCGCTGGGCGGCCGGCCGGCTCCCGGTGTTCGGGGTATGCCTTGGTCATCAGGCCATCGCCGAGGTCTACGGGGCCACGGTGGACCGGGCCGAAGAGCTGCTGCACGGACGCACGTCGCTGGTCGAACACCACGGCCAGGGAGTGCTGACCGGGTTGCCCAATCCGTTCACCGCCACCCGGTACCACTCGCTGGCGGTCGTCGACGGGACCGTGCCGTCCGAGCTCGAGGTCACCGCCCGCACCTCGGGCGGGGTGATCATGGGCCTGCGGCATCGCGAGCACGCGATCGAGGGGGTGCAGTTCCACCCGGAGTCGGTGCTGACCCAGGGCGGCCACCGGATGCTGGCCAACTGGCTGGGCGAGTGCGGCGACCGGGCCGCCGGCGAGCTGGTTCCCCCGCTCGAGCAGGACGTGGAACGCCTGCGGCTGTCCGCCCGGTAG
- a CDS encoding S1C family serine protease: MSQDMTPPAGERPTGTPDTTGTGPSATPRYSAPSPTDTPTGASATASSGAGPRPAGYPQGPRPQAWSQTPGHPNTPADASTHPGSAAGDQSWWQPRPSGAWSSQNWGGPTGAPTGGHGPASAPTSTYTQTLPRTPGQDAYSSYPRSGYTGPTTSVAPGTATDDAAKPRGRKTSLIVATTTALALIAGFAGGYAGSAWESSNSAASDSSLSRLNTSAPVSQNLTAPAGSVQEVAAKVLPSVVSVLATSSQGGGEGSGIILTADGLILTNNHVVQGATDLEVRFNDGSTAAAKVVGKTATDDLAVIKADGVSGLTPAALGNSSDLQVGQQVVAIGSPLGLSATVTSGIVSALNRPVRTAAEGQSTQSQDTVINAVQTDAAINPGNSGGALVDMSGSVIGINSAIASLSDSSSGQSGSIGVGFAIPIDQAKRIAQEIIDTGQATHAVLGAAVGDATDGNSQITTGAKIDSVTPGSGADAAGLQKGDVVTAIGDVKIESADALIAAVRAQAPNGTTTITIDRNGNSQTVNVTLGSANAN; this comes from the coding sequence ATGAGCCAGGACATGACACCGCCCGCCGGCGAGCGGCCGACCGGCACTCCGGACACCACGGGCACCGGACCCTCCGCCACTCCTCGTTACTCGGCCCCGTCGCCCACCGATACGCCGACCGGCGCGTCCGCGACCGCGTCGTCCGGGGCCGGTCCGCGCCCGGCCGGGTACCCGCAGGGTCCCCGGCCGCAGGCGTGGAGTCAGACCCCTGGTCACCCCAACACCCCCGCCGACGCCTCGACCCATCCGGGTTCGGCCGCCGGCGACCAGTCGTGGTGGCAGCCTCGGCCCAGCGGCGCCTGGTCCAGCCAGAACTGGGGCGGGCCGACCGGTGCACCGACCGGCGGTCATGGTCCGGCCTCGGCGCCCACCTCCACCTACACCCAGACGCTGCCCCGGACCCCCGGCCAGGACGCCTACTCGTCCTACCCGCGCAGCGGCTACACCGGCCCGACCACGTCGGTCGCCCCCGGGACTGCGACCGACGACGCGGCCAAGCCGCGCGGCCGCAAGACCTCGCTCATCGTCGCGACCACCACCGCGTTGGCCCTGATCGCCGGGTTCGCCGGCGGCTACGCCGGGTCGGCCTGGGAGAGCAGCAACTCGGCCGCCTCCGACAGCTCGCTGTCCCGGCTGAACACCAGCGCCCCGGTCTCGCAGAACCTGACCGCCCCGGCCGGCTCCGTGCAGGAGGTCGCGGCCAAGGTGCTGCCGTCGGTCGTGTCGGTGCTGGCCACCTCCAGCCAGGGCGGCGGTGAAGGCTCCGGCATCATCCTGACCGCCGACGGTCTGATCCTGACCAACAACCACGTCGTGCAGGGCGCCACCGACCTGGAGGTGCGGTTCAACGACGGCTCCACCGCCGCCGCGAAGGTGGTCGGCAAGACCGCCACCGACGACCTGGCCGTCATCAAGGCCGACGGGGTCTCCGGGCTCACCCCGGCCGCCCTGGGCAACAGCTCGGACCTGCAGGTCGGCCAGCAGGTCGTGGCGATCGGGTCCCCGCTGGGCCTGTCGGCCACCGTCACCTCGGGCATCGTGTCCGCGCTCAACCGGCCGGTGCGTACCGCCGCCGAGGGCCAGTCCACCCAGTCGCAGGACACGGTGATCAACGCCGTGCAGACGGACGCGGCGATCAACCCGGGCAACTCCGGCGGCGCCCTGGTCGACATGAGCGGCAGCGTCATCGGCATCAACTCCGCCATCGCCTCGCTGTCGGACTCCTCGAGCGGCCAGTCCGGGTCCATCGGCGTCGGCTTCGCCATCCCGATCGATCAGGCCAAGCGGATCGCGCAGGAGATCATCGACACCGGCCAGGCCACCCACGCGGTGCTCGGCGCGGCGGTCGGCGACGCCACCGACGGCAACAGCCAGATCACCACCGGCGCGAAGATCGACAGTGTCACCCCCGGCAGCGGCGCCGATGCGGCCGGACTGCAGAAGGGCGACGTCGTCACCGCCATCGGTGACGTGAAGATCGAAAGCGCCGACGCGCTCATCGCCGCCGTGCGGGCGCAGGCCCCCAACGGCACCACCACGATCACGATCGACCGCAACGGAAACTCGCAGACCGTGAACGTCACCCTCGGGTCGGCCAACGCCAACTGA
- the pknB gene encoding Stk1 family PASTA domain-containing Ser/Thr kinase, which yields MTGYLFGDRYQVGDTLGFGGMSEVHRGRDLRLGRDVAIKVLRADLARDPSFQARFSREAQNAASLNHPAIVAVYDTGETKNDSGTIPYIVMEFVDGDTLRDVLKKEGPLAPRRAMEIVADVCAALDFSHRHGIVHRDIKPANIMLNRAGAVKVMDFGIARAVSDGQATMTATAAVIGTAQYLSPEQARGEAVDARSDVYATGCVLFELLTGEPPFTGDSPVAIAYQHVREAPRAPSDVRPGLPKEMDAIVLKALNKNPLNRYQTAADMRSDLVRALSGQAVQATPLMSDDERTELMRATPARVGAGSPPLLAPPTRAATDDDWEPEEADRSKRVWGFIGIGLLCAALIAGAIWLTLRVISAPPPAALVAVPDLSGMSLEEATAKLRDSRLTLGTVTPTESSDADKDKVVNQRPSSQTQVAQDSAVNLEIGKGVSLIAVPNVVTYTPEEAKKALNAANLQYEEVPQSSSDADKGKALAQDPAAQAQVPPGTVVKVTVGTGLQVVQIPDGLVGKSLDEATQILTDAKLQVVSQTADSAQPANEVIAADPAAGTRVQEGTPVTLTVSNGNLMVMPNLVNSTPAEAVAALQARGWTGGADTLRQTTQEVTNPGLVGAIISQNPSSGSTVPKGTAVRVVVGVAPPPPPTTPTTPTPETTTPPATPSPATPPAATPPAAATP from the coding sequence ATGACGGGATATCTCTTCGGCGACCGCTACCAGGTCGGGGACACCCTCGGCTTCGGCGGCATGTCCGAGGTGCACCGCGGCCGGGATCTACGCCTCGGGCGGGACGTGGCCATCAAGGTGCTGCGCGCCGACCTCGCCCGGGACCCGTCCTTCCAGGCCCGGTTCAGCCGGGAGGCGCAGAACGCGGCCTCGCTGAACCATCCGGCCATCGTCGCCGTGTACGACACCGGCGAGACCAAGAACGATTCCGGCACCATCCCGTACATCGTGATGGAGTTCGTCGACGGCGACACCCTGCGTGACGTGCTCAAGAAGGAGGGCCCGCTGGCCCCCCGGCGGGCGATGGAGATCGTTGCCGACGTGTGCGCGGCCCTGGACTTCTCGCACCGGCACGGCATCGTGCACCGCGACATCAAGCCGGCCAACATCATGCTCAACCGGGCCGGCGCGGTGAAGGTGATGGACTTCGGCATCGCCCGGGCCGTCTCCGACGGCCAGGCCACGATGACGGCCACCGCTGCCGTGATCGGCACGGCCCAGTACCTCTCGCCCGAGCAGGCCCGCGGCGAGGCGGTGGACGCCCGCTCCGACGTCTACGCCACCGGCTGCGTGCTGTTCGAGCTGCTGACCGGGGAGCCGCCGTTCACCGGCGATTCCCCCGTCGCCATCGCCTACCAGCATGTGCGGGAGGCCCCCCGGGCCCCCAGCGATGTCCGGCCGGGGCTGCCCAAGGAAATGGACGCCATCGTCCTCAAGGCGCTGAACAAGAACCCGCTCAACCGCTATCAGACGGCCGCCGACATGCGCTCGGATCTGGTCCGGGCACTGTCCGGGCAGGCCGTCCAGGCCACTCCGCTGATGAGCGACGACGAGCGGACCGAGCTGATGCGGGCCACGCCGGCCCGGGTCGGCGCCGGGTCCCCGCCGCTGCTGGCGCCGCCCACCCGGGCGGCCACCGACGACGACTGGGAGCCCGAGGAGGCCGACCGGTCCAAGCGGGTCTGGGGCTTCATCGGCATCGGATTGCTGTGTGCCGCGCTGATCGCCGGCGCGATCTGGCTGACCCTGCGGGTCATCAGCGCGCCGCCGCCGGCCGCCCTGGTCGCCGTCCCCGACCTGTCCGGGATGTCGTTGGAGGAGGCGACCGCCAAGCTGCGGGACAGCCGGCTCACCCTGGGCACCGTCACCCCCACCGAGTCCAGCGACGCCGACAAGGACAAGGTCGTCAACCAGCGGCCGTCCAGCCAGACGCAGGTCGCCCAGGACTCCGCCGTCAACCTCGAGATCGGCAAGGGGGTCAGCCTGATCGCAGTGCCCAACGTGGTCACCTACACCCCGGAGGAGGCCAAGAAGGCGCTCAATGCGGCCAACCTGCAGTACGAGGAGGTGCCCCAGTCCTCCTCCGACGCCGACAAGGGCAAGGCCCTGGCCCAGGACCCCGCGGCCCAGGCCCAGGTGCCGCCGGGCACGGTGGTGAAGGTGACCGTGGGCACGGGTCTGCAGGTCGTGCAGATCCCCGACGGGCTGGTCGGCAAGTCGTTGGACGAGGCGACCCAGATCCTGACCGATGCCAAGCTGCAGGTCGTCTCGCAGACCGCGGACTCGGCGCAACCGGCCAACGAGGTCATCGCGGCCGACCCGGCCGCCGGCACCCGGGTGCAGGAAGGCACGCCGGTCACCCTGACCGTGTCCAACGGCAACCTGATGGTGATGCCGAACCTGGTCAACAGCACACCGGCCGAGGCGGTGGCCGCACTGCAGGCCCGCGGCTGGACGGGCGGGGCGGACACCCTCCGGCAGACCACCCAGGAGGTCACCAACCCCGGCCTGGTCGGCGCGATCATCAGCCAGAACCCGAGCTCGGGGTCGACCGTGCCCAAGGGCACGGCGGTGCGGGTGGTGGTCGGCGTGGCTCCGCCGCCTCCTCCGACGACGCCGACGACGCCCACCCCGGAGACGACGACGCCCCCGGCGACGCCGTCGCCCGCGACACCACCGGCCGCCACGCCGCCGGCGGCGGCCACGCCGTGA
- a CDS encoding serine/threonine-protein kinase — protein sequence MTAPGVMLSQRYRLTRRIAVGGMGEVWAADDVRLARVVACKILRPELTGDPEFLGRFRTEARITASLNHPGICAVYDYGEVSGGNHYLTGTAYLVMELISGESLSSVLNRLGRLSVGRTLDVLEQTGHALQQAHGQGLVHRDIKPGNLLITPGGQVKITDFGIAKVAHEAPVTRSGMVMGTAQYISPEQAAGRDATPASDIYSLGVVAYECLSGRLPFQSDNTVAIALAHVREAPPPLPEDVPAPIARLVMAMLAKDPAARFPNGEALARAAGQLRSGGPEPRPPAPRPTLIAPIAPANAARPAAPRSPAPARPTRAAAPTMTPPAVRSAPPPQYRPPPTPAPVSRSSGRRTGLSVLLAVLILLLAGLVLVVLNAVFGSMAM from the coding sequence ATGACGGCGCCCGGGGTGATGCTCTCGCAGCGCTACCGCCTGACCCGGCGGATCGCGGTCGGCGGCATGGGCGAGGTGTGGGCCGCCGACGACGTGCGGCTTGCCCGGGTGGTCGCCTGCAAGATCCTGCGGCCCGAGCTGACCGGTGACCCCGAGTTCCTGGGCCGGTTCCGCACCGAGGCGCGGATCACCGCCTCGCTGAACCATCCGGGGATCTGCGCGGTCTACGACTACGGCGAGGTCTCCGGCGGCAACCACTACCTGACCGGCACCGCCTACCTGGTGATGGAGCTGATCAGCGGCGAGTCGTTGTCCAGCGTGCTGAACCGGCTCGGCCGGCTGTCCGTCGGTCGCACCCTGGACGTGCTGGAGCAGACCGGCCACGCCCTGCAGCAGGCGCACGGGCAGGGCCTGGTGCACCGCGACATCAAGCCGGGCAACCTGCTGATCACCCCCGGCGGCCAGGTCAAGATCACCGACTTCGGCATCGCCAAGGTCGCCCACGAGGCCCCGGTCACCCGCTCCGGCATGGTCATGGGCACCGCCCAGTACATCTCGCCGGAGCAGGCCGCCGGCCGGGACGCCACGCCGGCCTCCGACATCTATTCGCTGGGCGTGGTCGCCTACGAGTGCCTGTCCGGCCGGCTGCCGTTCCAGAGCGACAACACCGTCGCGATCGCGCTGGCCCACGTCCGCGAGGCGCCACCGCCGCTGCCCGAGGACGTACCCGCGCCGATCGCCCGCCTGGTGATGGCGATGCTGGCCAAGGACCCGGCGGCTCGCTTCCCGAACGGTGAGGCGCTGGCCCGGGCGGCCGGTCAGCTGCGCAGCGGCGGGCCCGAGCCACGCCCCCCCGCGCCGCGGCCCACCCTGATCGCGCCGATCGCTCCGGCCAACGCCGCCCGGCCGGCGGCGCCGCGGTCCCCGGCGCCGGCCCGGCCGACCCGCGCGGCCGCGCCGACCATGACCCCGCCGGCCGTTCGGTCGGCACCTCCGCCGCAGTACCGACCGCCGCCCACCCCGGCCCCGGTGAGCCGCTCGTCCGGGCGCCGCACCGGCCTGTCCGTGCTGCTGGCGGTGCTGATCCTGCTGCTGGCCGGACTCGTGCTGGTCGTCCTCAACGCCGTCTTCGGCTCGATGGCGATGTGA
- a CDS encoding peptidoglycan D,D-transpeptidase FtsI family protein, producing the protein MKRPLRRLGTAVIVMVVLLLANIAYTQVIKADDYRADPNNKRTLVAEYSRQRGQITAAGGVVLARSDPVDDQYSYQRVYPEGAAYAHPVGYYSMRYGPTGIERNQNEILSGEAPELIAGQLSDLITGRDPRGGNVQLTLVPAVQQAAYSAMADKGYVGAVVAMEPSTGNILAMVSTPSYDPNPLASHSDATQRQAYNDLVNADPSPLLNRAVSAVYPPGSTFKLVIAAAALQNGYTPQTTVTGEPTITLPGTGGATLSNFGGETCADAGGEDVTLTQALAHSCNTAFAEVAMSLGAPVVRKQAEALGVTGDGVDVGMDVVGSRLGDIPDTAALAQTGIGQRDVAVTPFEMAWVTATIANRGDQMAPHLIAQTTKPDLTVISQTQPESLGQAIPIPVADQLKDMMIESEKQTPLSGSIADLVIASKTGTAEHGTDPKNTPPHAWYVAFAPADNPKVAVAVLVENGGDLGVEATGARVAGPVGRSVIAAALAGGS; encoded by the coding sequence GTGAAGCGCCCGCTGCGCCGGCTGGGCACCGCGGTCATCGTGATGGTTGTGCTGCTGCTGGCCAACATCGCCTACACCCAGGTCATCAAGGCCGACGACTACCGGGCCGACCCGAACAACAAACGCACGCTGGTCGCCGAGTACAGCCGTCAGCGCGGCCAGATCACCGCGGCCGGTGGGGTGGTGCTGGCCCGGTCCGACCCGGTCGACGACCAGTACAGCTACCAGCGGGTCTACCCGGAAGGGGCCGCGTACGCGCATCCGGTCGGCTACTACTCGATGCGGTACGGGCCCACCGGGATCGAACGCAACCAGAACGAGATCCTGTCCGGGGAGGCCCCCGAACTGATCGCCGGCCAGCTCTCCGACCTGATCACCGGCCGTGACCCACGCGGCGGCAACGTCCAGCTGACCCTGGTGCCGGCCGTGCAGCAGGCGGCATACTCGGCGATGGCCGACAAGGGCTACGTCGGCGCGGTGGTGGCGATGGAGCCGTCCACCGGCAACATCCTGGCCATGGTGTCCACCCCGTCCTACGACCCCAACCCGCTGGCCAGCCATTCGGACGCCACCCAGCGGCAGGCCTACAACGACCTGGTCAACGCCGATCCCAGCCCGCTGCTGAACCGGGCCGTGTCCGCGGTCTACCCGCCCGGCTCGACGTTCAAGCTGGTCATCGCCGCGGCCGCGCTGCAGAACGGCTACACCCCGCAGACGACGGTCACCGGTGAGCCGACCATCACCCTGCCCGGGACGGGTGGGGCGACGCTGTCCAACTTCGGCGGCGAGACCTGCGCCGATGCCGGTGGCGAGGACGTCACCCTGACCCAGGCCCTGGCCCACTCGTGCAACACCGCCTTCGCCGAGGTGGCGATGAGCCTGGGCGCGCCCGTCGTGCGCAAGCAGGCGGAGGCGCTGGGCGTCACCGGTGACGGCGTCGACGTCGGAATGGACGTGGTCGGCTCCCGGCTCGGCGATATCCCGGACACCGCGGCCCTGGCCCAGACCGGCATCGGGCAGCGGGACGTGGCCGTGACCCCGTTCGAGATGGCCTGGGTGACCGCGACCATCGCCAACCGGGGCGACCAGATGGCCCCGCACCTGATCGCGCAGACCACCAAGCCGGACCTGACGGTCATCTCGCAGACCCAGCCGGAGTCGCTGGGCCAGGCGATCCCGATTCCGGTCGCCGACCAGCTCAAGGACATGATGATCGAGTCGGAGAAGCAGACGCCGCTCTCGGGCAGCATCGCCGACCTGGTCATCGCGTCCAAGACCGGAACCGCCGAGCACGGCACCGACCCGAAGAACACGCCCCCGCACGCCTGGTACGTCGCGTTCGCCCCGGCCGACAACCCGAAGGTCGCCGTGGCCGTGCTGGTCGAGAACGGTGGCGACCTGGGCGTGGAGGCGACCGGTGCCCGGGTCGCCGGCCCCGTCGGTCGCTCCGTGATCGCCGCCGCCCTGGCCGGTGGGTCCTGA